One region of Pieris rapae chromosome Z, ilPieRapa1.1, whole genome shotgun sequence genomic DNA includes:
- the LOC110999236 gene encoding ADP,ATP carrier protein-like produces the protein MSKDGKEGKGKGPETSAFMKDFIAGGVSAAVSKTAMAPMERVKLILQVQHVSKQIAEDKRYKGIVDAFIRIPKEQGIGSLWRGNLANVIRYFPTQALNFAFKDVYKGMFLEGVNKNTQFWTYFAGNLASGGAAGATSLCFVYPLDFARTRLAADVGKGKAKEFNGLVDCLMKTLKSDGPIGLYRGFVVSVQGIIIYRATYFGLYDTARGMLVDPKNTSIFVSWLIAQTVTTIAGITSYPLDTVRRRMMMQSGRPVNERLYKNTLHCWGVILRTEGPGAFFKGAFSNVLRGAGGAFVLVLYDVIKNLL, from the exons ATGTCAAAAGATGGCAAAGAGGGGAAAGGTAAAGGTCCTGAAACAAGTGCATTTATGAAGGACTTCATCGCCGGTGGAGTTTCCGCTGCCGTGTCCAAAACCGCCATGGCGCCTATGGAACGAGTGAAACTAATTCTACAAGTACAGCACGTTTCAAAACAAATTGCAGaagataaaagatataaag GTATCGTCGATGCTTTCATACGAATCCCTAAAGAACAAGGAATCGGTTCTTTGTGGCGAGGGAATTTAGCTAACGTAATTAGATATTTTCCCACGCAAGCCTTGAATTTTGCATTTAAAGATGTTTACAAAGGCATGTTCTTAGAGggtgttaataaaaacacacagTTCTGGACATATTTCGCTGGTAATCTAGCCTCCGGTGGCGCAGCCGGTGCGACATCTTTGTGTTTCGTGTACCCTTTAGATTTTGCAAGAACAAG ATTGGCCGCTGATGTGGGTAAAGGAAAGGCAAAGGAGTTTAATGGACTAGTCGATTGTTTGATGAAGACCCTGAAGTCTGATGGCCCAATAGGATTGTACCGAGGGTTCGTTGTCTCGGTACaaggaataattatttatcgtgCCACTTATTTTGGGTTATACGATACAGCTCGAGGAATGCTCGTTGATCCCAAAAATACTTCTATATTTGTATCATGGCTCATTGCTCAG ACGGTAACTACGATTGCCGGTATTACCTCTTATCCTTTGGACACGGTACGGCGGCGTATGATGATGCAGTCAGGTCGGCCAGTTAATGAACGACTGTACAAGAATACACTACATTGTTGGGGGGTTATACTCCGGACAGAAGGGCCAGGAGCTTTCTTTAAAGGTGCCTTTTCAAATGTCCTTCGAGGAGCTGGAGGCGCTTTTGTACTTGTTTTATACGATGTGATTAAAAACCTTCTTTAA